A genomic region of Cetobacterium somerae ATCC BAA-474 contains the following coding sequences:
- a CDS encoding tyrosine phenol-lyase, whose product MSKGFAPEPYKIKMVENMAIMTKEERKEAIERAGYNTFLLKSDECYIDLLTDSGTNAMSDAQWAGLMLGDEAYAGSRNFYHLEKTVQELFGFKYVVPTHQGRGAENILSTLTIKPGDYVPGNMYFTTTRFHQERNGATFRDIIIDEAHNSQIDLPFKGNVDLKKLQALIDEVGAEKIPYVCLAVTVNLAGGQPVSMANIKAVSELAHKHGIKIMYDATRCIENAYFIKAREEGYADKSIKDIVKEMFSYGDGCTMSGKKDCLTNIGGFLCMNDYELYLQATATVVQFEGMPSYGGLAGRDMEAMAIGLREAVNYEYISHRVNQIRYLGEKLDAAGVPMVKPYGGHAIFLDARAFLPHLTQDDFPAQALAASIYEHSGVRTMERGIISAGRDVKTGKNHYPKLETVRLTIPRRVYTYAHLDYVADTIIELYKNKEQIKGLKWEYEPACLRFFTGRFSQK is encoded by the coding sequence ATGTCAAAAGGATTTGCACCAGAACCATATAAAATAAAAATGGTTGAAAATATGGCTATTATGACTAAAGAAGAGAGAAAAGAGGCTATTGAAAGAGCTGGATATAATACGTTTTTATTAAAATCAGATGAATGTTATATAGACTTACTTACTGACTCTGGAACTAATGCCATGAGTGATGCTCAGTGGGCTGGGTTAATGTTGGGAGACGAAGCTTATGCAGGAAGTAGAAACTTCTACCATTTAGAAAAAACAGTACAAGAACTTTTTGGATTTAAATATGTAGTTCCAACTCACCAAGGAAGAGGAGCAGAAAATATTTTATCAACATTAACAATTAAGCCAGGGGACTATGTTCCAGGAAATATGTATTTTACTACTACAAGATTTCATCAAGAAAGAAATGGGGCGACTTTCAGAGATATTATAATAGACGAAGCTCATAATTCTCAAATAGATTTACCATTTAAAGGTAATGTAGATTTAAAGAAATTACAAGCATTAATAGATGAAGTGGGGGCAGAAAAAATACCATATGTTTGTTTGGCAGTTACAGTTAACTTAGCTGGAGGACAACCGGTATCAATGGCTAATATAAAAGCTGTTTCAGAACTAGCTCATAAACATGGAATTAAGATTATGTATGATGCAACTCGTTGTATAGAAAATGCTTATTTTATAAAAGCAAGAGAAGAAGGATATGCAGATAAATCTATAAAAGATATTGTAAAAGAGATGTTTTCATATGGTGATGGGTGTACAATGAGTGGAAAAAAAGACTGTTTAACTAATATCGGTGGATTCTTATGTATGAATGATTATGAATTATATCTACAAGCGACAGCTACAGTAGTTCAATTTGAAGGAATGCCTAGCTATGGTGGATTGGCAGGAAGAGATATGGAAGCTATGGCAATTGGACTTAGAGAGGCTGTAAACTATGAATATATAAGTCATAGAGTTAATCAAATAAGATATTTAGGAGAAAAGCTAGATGCAGCAGGGGTACCTATGGTAAAACCTTATGGAGGACATGCAATTTTCTTAGATGCAAGAGCATTTTTACCACATTTAACTCAAGATGATTTTCCTGCTCAAGCTTTAGCAGCATCTATTTATGAGCATTCTGGTGTTAGAACAATGGAAAGAGGAATTATATCAGCAGGAAGGGATGTAAAAACAGGAAAAAATCATTATCCTAAATTAGAAACAGTAAGATTAACAATTCCAAGAAGAGTTTATACATATGCTCACTTAGATTATGTAGCAGATACAATAATAGAACTGTACAAAAATAAAGAGCAAATAAAAGGATTAAAGTGGGAGTATGAACCAGCTTGTTTAAGATTTTTTACAGGAAGATTTTCACAGAAATAG